In the Cydia splendana chromosome 2, ilCydSple1.2, whole genome shotgun sequence genome, one interval contains:
- the LOC134799047 gene encoding small ribosomal subunit protein bS16m, with translation MPLPPASGTGRYFAKAAKSIRLVRHGCTNRPFFHISVTHRKRTTTQPVIEQLGSFDPMPNVSNEKLVALNLERLKYWLGKGAHVTPPVAELLGLSGFFPIHPRSYMTAWRNRQAEELAQQQEAEKAASAPATS, from the exons ATGCCGCTGCCACCAGCCAGTGGAACTGGTCGGTACTTTGCCAAAGCAGCCAAATCCATACGTTTGGTCCGACATGGCTGTACTAACAGACCATTCTTTCATATTTCCGTAACTCAT CGTAAAAGAACGACTACACAACCAGTGATTGAACAATTAGGATCCTTTGACCCAATGCCAAATGTGTCCAATGAGAAATTAGTAGCATTGAATCTGGAAAGACTGAAGTATTGGCTTGGTAAGGGGGCTCATGTTACACCACCAGTAGCCGAGTTATTAG GTTTGTCCGGCTTCTTCCCAATCCACCCGCGCTCATACATGACTGCATGGCGGAACCGGCAGGCAGAGGAGCTGGCTCAACAACAGGAGGCTGAAAAGGCAGCCAGCGCTCCTGCTACCTcttaa